DNA from Triticum aestivum cultivar Chinese Spring chromosome 7D, IWGSC CS RefSeq v2.1, whole genome shotgun sequence:
AATATGACACTCTAGTGCATTTTGTTCATTAACGGTGTTAAAGACAAACGTGAAAATACCTTTTTACCCCTGGTGCATAAAGTGACCAAAAATCTGTACATGACAATATCTACAGTTATGTTACATATTTGGTCATGTTAAATGACCAATTGAGACCCCATAATTTGGTCAATGAACTAATTTCGATCCAAAAAATTGTCCTCTCATtttaattaaaaaaaataaaaaattggcaGAACCTCCCCTGTAATTTGATCTCAGATCTCACCTAattcatatatatacatatatacacacaaTATGCATCACAACATGAACATCAACCAGAAACAGCCATGTTCACACATACATCACATTTAGGTTCACATTCACCACATACATCAGTACTAGTTCACATGCATCACATAGAGATCTCCATCACATACTGTTTCACACATGAGGTCACGTCCACAGGTACATCACATGAGCAGCACAAAAGAACATCCAAAAGTAACCATGACATTAAAGGAAAACATGAGAATCACAAACTAAATCGCCTTTTGCTTCTTGTGCTCATTGAAGAGCTTGCATGGTTAATTTTTTTGCTTCTTGTGCACATTGTTGGGCTGTCTTGTGGCACCATAGGAATCTTTTCAGTGCACTCCTTCTTACTCTTGCCCCTAACCTTTACAGGAACATTTGTTTCATCGCCGGGCATAGGAAACTCGATGGAAATTGGCTCTGGCTGTTTTGAGCCGGTTCTTGATCTGCACTTATGCATGTAAGCCAGCAGTAGTTTTtaacatttgaaaaaaaaatcataacatGTCAACTAAAAAGAGAAACAATACCTCTTGGATCCAACCGATTCAGATTTgcccccttttccttttttgtttgtaTTCTCGAAGCTTTTGCTATGGTGAGAAGAAGCAATCAGAATACATAACAAGTTTTAGTTTAATTAAATCTAAAAATCTGAACTAGTTGTAATCACCTTTTTGATGCTCCAGCACTAGTGTTAACACGTTTcccttttttttgtagttttcaagCTTTTGCTATGGTGAGCAGAAAGGTACTTAGAATTcaaacacatttttgttgtagttTTCATGTATTTATGAGCATAAGTGTAAAATTACGAACCTTGGGGAAAAACACATTTTTGTTGGTACTCCATCTTCACAAGGCACAATGGATAACTCAGCTGTTTTGGTTGTCTTTGTCTTTTTTTTGTGGTTCTTTACATGAGAGATAGGAAAGTAGTGAACATGTATAGTTGGAAGATGTTCGTTCAGTAAGAGGAGACGTTCACGTCGGTTACAAGATGTCTGTGATGATTTCGCCAATCTCAAGATATTCTGTGGTGATTTCGCCAATCTCAAGATATTCTGTTGGTGtaatctcgaaggtgctcatacggTGTACGTGTGTGCGTTCGGTGTGACCATCTTCGACTGTACTTAAAGAGAAATAACTTGCGTCCAGCATCGACATGTGTGGTTTTTTTTTCTCGCACCGATACATTGCTCACGCGGTGATAGACACGATGCTACTAGAAACTATACAGACCACACACCTGAGCACACCAAAAAAGTGCCTTCGATGGCCACCAAGGCCCCGAGCTGGTCCACCCGCTTCAGATCTCCGGCCAGCGCCGTTTGGTTCCTGCCGGCCGccgtcttcatcctcctcctcctccttctgcgcCGCCCGACCATGGACCCCTATGCTCCCGCCGCTCCTCGCAGTCCCGTGTCTTCCCGGCGCGCCGATCTGTACGGCAGGATGGCGCGGGACCTTGACGAGCGCGGCGCGGCCTTCTTGAAGGGCGGCGAGACGTCGCAGTCCCTCACGCTCTCGGACCTCTTCGACATCAGGGACGGCGCCGTCGTGCCCAGGCTCAAGGTGAAGGCTTCTCCGCCCCCTGCTCTCGCCGTCGTGGCACGCATGAATTTCTGAAAGTGTGACTGCTCTGCCGCTCATCAGGCCGCCGACCCGCCGGTGCGTGCAAACGTGCTCTACCTGGACCCGGTGTTCGCCGCCGAGATAGCGTAAGTGGTGAGATTTGGTTTCGAATCAACCGCCATGGTTCCAAGGATTGTTGCTGGCATGAATTTGGTTTAGCTGCAGTAGGCCAATCCGAGATGACAATATTGCTCATTCTTCTTTGTAATAAATGGGACCAAAACAGTGCTAATTGAGTATGATTTGTACCTGCAGGAAGGCCGTGAAGGAAGTATTTCTTCCTTATTTTGATAAAGGTCAGGTTTATGTTCAGTGCATTTAATAAGAGATCTCATTTTATAATGACTCTCTCCTTCGGTATTAATTTCTGATATGGATAAAATAGATATTACCGCATCTTCTATATTGCTTGGTCAATCTATGCTATACTTCATTAATTTGTATCATAAAGCTGCACACTTGTGTAAGTACTGCTTGATGTTGATTTGCTTTGCTCGGTCATTTCTTCTTGCCAGCTATCTGGTTCCAAAATTCGAGCATGTATCACTTCAGTATGTTTCATGCCTCCCATCATCTGGAGCCAATCTTAGCAACCAAGGACGAGGTAATTAAATCATCCGATTGGGGTTTGCGTGAGCATGGGATTACAACTTTTTGCTGATGTATCTTCTATGCGTGGTATTGTTGAGATTGAAGCCGAAGTCGATGCTGTAAAAAGAGTTACTGAGGCTGCTTGTCCCCTTAAAATTTCCTTGGATCGAGTGGTCTTGACAGCAACTGGAGTTCTTCTTGGCCTGTGGCAGGTTTGAATCTTTAACAACACCCTATTCTGCTGTCAGATGACATGTTGGACACCTGTCTTTGTTTGGTATACAGTTAACCTTAGTGCTTCATCCTCCACTCTTACAAGTATACAGACTGAAATAAGTTATTTGGTTTCGTATTTTAGGTTGAATCTGGTACTGATCCTGCCGACATCCGCTCAAAATTGAGAGAAGCTCTACCTCGAGCACCCCAAAAGCAGTTGGTGAGAGCAACTTAGATGAATTTGTTGGAAACATGACCTGACCCATTGTGAACATATAGCATCATATTGGCATGATAACATTGAGAAGGGAACTCAAATTTACTCTACTAGTTGACTTCCGCATTGCATCAACTTCAATGTTCTGGATTCATTCTAGTGGGTTTACACACTTACTAATTGCTGATTGCTATTGACCTGATATTTCACGCGTCTCGATGAATTAGTCACTGACTCCATTTTATGCATGTGGCAGTATGATCCTGTTCTCCTCCACACATCCTTTGCGCGAATTCTGGGACCTCCTAAGCTCCCACAACAGGTAGCCCGCCACAACACAACTTTTTCTGTTGCTATTTTCTGTATCTGAAATTCTGAATTCTTTACAGAAAGGCACCTGATGTTTTGCTTTAATCAGTGGTCTTGCAAGCTTCTTCAATATAATCATGCAATAAGCCTGCTAATTTGGATTGTTCGTGCATTTGGCATCGTAGTACCTT
Protein-coding regions in this window:
- the LOC123167476 gene encoding uncharacterized protein — translated: MATKAPSWSTRFRSPASAVWFLPAAVFILLLLLLRRPTMDPYAPAAPRSPVSSRRADLYGRMARDLDERGAAFLKGGETSQSLTLSDLFDIRDGAVVPRLKAADPPVRANVLYLDPVFAAEIAKAVKEVFLPYFDKAIWFQNSSMYHFSMFHASHHLEPILATKDEIEAEVDAVKRVTEAACPLKISLDRVVLTATGVLLGLWQVESGTDPADIRSKLREALPRAPQKQLYDPVLLHTSFARILGPPKLPQQEDTSSFSHIKFFHDLVAQVNGKIRGFQAKVSELWYVEEYDVLALALNGKMRVRRLHLGCNESQDN